From the genome of Streptomyces sp. NBC_01260, one region includes:
- a CDS encoding NUDIX domain-containing protein produces MTAGLDTPDRRGRTGLDRHGRDLTGNPRVRVRDVEVLSCDWYVLRRTTFDYQHSDGHWSREQRETYDRGDGATILLHNTERRTVLLTRQFRLPAYVNGHPDGMLVEAAAGLLDGDAPEEAIRREAAEETGYVIGVPEPVFTVYMSPGSVTERLHFYAAPYDPVSAVADEYGHGVAEEGEDIATVELPFDEALAMIRSGDIADAKTIMLLQWAALDGPYGHPGPPSSPVP; encoded by the coding sequence GTGACCGCCGGCCTGGACACCCCGGACCGGCGCGGGCGCACCGGCCTGGACCGGCACGGCCGGGACCTGACCGGCAACCCTCGGGTGCGCGTCAGGGATGTGGAGGTGCTCTCCTGCGACTGGTACGTCCTGCGCCGGACGACCTTCGACTACCAGCACAGCGACGGGCACTGGAGCCGGGAGCAGCGCGAGACGTACGACCGGGGCGACGGCGCCACGATCCTGCTCCACAACACCGAACGCCGCACCGTGCTGCTGACCCGGCAGTTCCGTCTGCCCGCGTACGTGAACGGGCACCCCGACGGAATGCTGGTCGAGGCCGCCGCCGGGCTGCTGGACGGTGACGCCCCGGAGGAGGCCATCCGCAGGGAGGCGGCCGAGGAGACCGGGTACGTCATCGGTGTCCCCGAGCCGGTGTTCACCGTCTACATGAGCCCGGGGTCGGTCACCGAACGCCTGCACTTCTACGCCGCTCCGTACGATCCCGTGTCCGCGGTGGCCGACGAGTACGGGCACGGGGTCGCCGAGGAGGGTGAGGACATCGCGACCGTGGAACTCCCCTTCGACGAGGCGCTCGCGATGATCCGCAGCGGGGACATCGCCGATGCCAAAACCATCATGCTGCTCCAGTGGGCGGCCCTGGACGGACCGTACGGGCACCCCGGTCCGCCCTCTTCACCTGTCCCGTAA
- a CDS encoding adenosine deaminase family protein — MISTIRTEHRPKSRLLAGIGALTVLTLLPSFPAAAASAPAHDASPQSAGQASPRVVTAAERRTAAYLGSLRNRPARLKAFFRDLPKGGDLHNHLSGAATTEYLIKLAIERGLCIDATMTAVAPPCGSGTRPASDARTDAAFRQQIIRAWSMQDFPADQSGHDHFFDTFGKFSLATWDRGKLLANVADTVVEQNQFYLETMVTPASDSAKKLADKVGYDADLAAFHRKLLAGGQLDRVVDEAVAEADAADVQFRATAHCDTARPDPGCRLPVRWISQVSRGSTPARVFTQIAVGMRLAERDPRFVAVNLVQPEDGESALANYRLQIRMLKYLHGEYPGSHLTLHAGELAPGLVKPEDLTFHIREAVLVAGSERIGHGVDLVHEDNWRQLARTMAQRKVAVEVPFSSNKQILGIAGNDHPFNAYRRYGVPVVLATDDPGVSRINISHEYQYAAKTYGLSYTELKDLARASLEYAFRDGRSLWAAGSAPSGYQLVPACRSDRPGTGRPSPRCSRYLAASPKAATQWRQEAAFAAFERDNGGRG; from the coding sequence GTGATCTCAACAATCCGGACGGAACACCGTCCCAAGTCCCGCCTCCTGGCCGGGATCGGCGCACTCACCGTGCTGACCCTGCTCCCGTCGTTCCCGGCCGCTGCCGCGTCCGCGCCCGCGCACGACGCGTCGCCGCAGAGCGCCGGGCAGGCCTCGCCCCGCGTGGTGACCGCGGCCGAACGCAGGACCGCCGCGTACCTCGGTTCGCTGCGGAACAGGCCCGCGCGGCTGAAGGCCTTCTTCAGGGATCTGCCCAAGGGGGGTGACCTCCACAACCACTTGTCGGGCGCGGCCACGACCGAGTACCTGATCAAGCTCGCGATCGAGAGGGGCCTCTGCATCGACGCGACGATGACGGCTGTGGCGCCGCCGTGCGGGTCGGGCACCAGGCCCGCGTCCGATGCACGGACGGACGCCGCCTTCCGGCAGCAGATCATCAGGGCCTGGTCCATGCAGGACTTCCCCGCCGATCAGTCCGGGCACGACCACTTCTTCGACACCTTCGGCAAGTTCAGCCTGGCGACCTGGGACCGCGGCAAGCTCCTCGCCAATGTGGCCGACACCGTGGTCGAGCAGAACCAGTTCTATCTGGAGACCATGGTCACCCCGGCCTCCGACAGCGCCAAGAAGCTTGCCGACAAAGTGGGCTACGACGCCGATCTGGCCGCCTTCCACCGCAAGCTCCTGGCCGGCGGGCAGCTCGACCGGGTCGTCGACGAGGCGGTCGCGGAGGCCGATGCCGCCGACGTCCAGTTCCGGGCGACCGCGCACTGCGACACCGCGCGCCCCGATCCGGGCTGCCGACTGCCCGTCAGGTGGATCTCCCAGGTCTCCCGGGGCAGCACCCCGGCACGGGTGTTCACCCAGATCGCGGTCGGGATGAGGCTGGCGGAGCGCGACCCGAGGTTCGTCGCGGTCAACCTCGTACAACCCGAGGACGGGGAGAGCGCGCTGGCCAACTACCGGCTCCAGATACGGATGCTGAAGTACCTGCACGGCGAGTACCCGGGCTCCCACCTCACCCTGCACGCCGGTGAGCTGGCCCCTGGCCTGGTCAAGCCCGAGGATCTGACCTTCCACATCCGCGAGGCCGTACTCGTCGCCGGTTCCGAGCGCATCGGACACGGTGTGGACCTGGTCCACGAGGACAACTGGCGGCAGCTCGCCCGGACGATGGCGCAGCGCAAGGTCGCGGTCGAGGTGCCCTTCTCCAGCAACAAGCAGATCCTCGGTATCGCGGGCAACGACCACCCGTTCAACGCCTACCGTCGCTACGGCGTCCCGGTGGTCCTGGCCACCGACGACCCGGGGGTCTCGCGGATCAACATCAGCCACGAGTACCAGTACGCCGCCAAGACCTACGGCCTCAGCTATACCGAGCTGAAGGACCTGGCCCGCGCCTCGCTGGAGTACGCGTTCCGCGACGGCCGCAGCCTGTGGGCCGCCGGCTCCGCCCCCTCCGGCTACCAGCTGGTCCCCGCCTGCCGCAGCGACCGGCCCGGCACCGGGCGGCCGAGCCCGCGCTGCTCCCGCTATCTCGCCGCCAGCCCGAAGGCGGCGACGCAGTGGCGCCAGGAGGCGGCCTTCGCCGCCTTCGAGCGTGACAACGGCGGGCGCGGCTGA